The Setaria viridis chromosome 9, Setaria_viridis_v4.0, whole genome shotgun sequence sequence GGAGGAAATCTAGCGCCCGAAGCAACGTTCTCGATACCACAATTCCTCGCAAAATCCGGATAAAACCCATCGTCATCTCCAACGGATCATCATCATCCTACTAAACCTCACTCGCTCCGCCACTCCCGCCCCCCTTCTCCCCAATGGAGGCCTCCGCTTCTGCCCCAGCGGTGCTCCTCCCGCTGctggccgccccgccgcgcttcctccacctccctctgcgccgcccctccacccgccgccacgGCTGCGGAAGTGGGTTCCTgctccagccgccgccgctaggcCCCGGCTCCCGCGCCCGCTGTAGGACAACCTGTTGCGCGTCGGGCCCGGACCATGCGGACGTGCTGCTGGGCGGGGCCTCGCTGGTCAGCGTCGCGGCGGTCACCCTCCTCGCTGCCCTGCAGCTGGTGTGGTTACGGTGGCGCAGCGCGATGCACGGGGATTCCCCGGAGGTGAGCGTAAATAGTGGACATTTCGTGGATTGCTGCTTTTTTGTGCAGTCCCTGACTTAGTGTTACATCTTCCAGATAACAGAGTTTTGAATTTTGTTTTTCGTTTTTCGAGAATTCTGCTGATTGAACATTGGAATCTGGCAGGTTTTACATGAACATGGCAAAAGCATTGTAAATAAAGTCCTTGGTGCATCAAAAACAATGTATGACAGCAACTGTGCAGCACAGACAACTCATGATAGTGGGCTTCCAGAGCTTGGCGTTTCTGGAAGAATGACTGTTGATACACAGGCTTGTTCTGTAATTAGTCCTTTGGCACCTCCGGTTACATCAGCAGATATTTCTGGACCAGAAGTTATTTGCTCAACTGCAACTGCAAATTGTTCCATCGAAAAGGTTACAAGTGTTCCTGTGATGCCAGATTCTGTATCAGAAGGACAAGATAAAACCAAGTATTTGTCTAACAGTACGGGCCGGGTAGCTGGGCTACCTTATCAATTTTTATCCCTTTCAGGACATCAGGAAGTGATGCAAAATAGCCAAGGTCATACTGGTAAGCAAATGGATGCCTCGGATGCTAATTTAGTTGGATGCAATCAGAGTGATCAAGAGGAACATCTTGATTTTACATCTCTTTCGTCCTTCAAAAGAATAGCAGAATGTCATCTCGGTTTTGTTCCCCTGGCCAGCAACCGCAATTTGTTCAAACCAAGGAAATGGATTGAATTCACCAACTCAAATGCAGGGAGCTCTTATTCCCCAGCAGGTCTAACTTTGGAATTCATGTATTCTTCTTGGTACTTAGTCTGCtgaaataatttatttatttttcatatcACCTCTTTAATGATTATGGCCCATCTTCTATGAAGCATACTCTATATTCAGGTCAGTTTTCTCCAGTTGCATGCTTAAGGGAAGACCCTGTGAGTAAACAAGAGAAAGCTGTGAAGGACCATGATGATTCACCAGTCACAGGCTTTAGCATTTCCAATATACTAAACAAGGAGAATCCAGATAATTTCACTCAAGCAAAGAGAGGGGGACTGAAGGGCACGAAGGATACATTAGATTACTCAAGGATATACAATAGTTTCTTAATTGATGGAAGGTATCATAATTGGTAGATAATCACTGTGACACTTTTGAGCCCAGAACTCCATAACTTTCTGCATGCAGTGTTAATTTCAAATTATGCACATTGTgcatttgtaatttttttggttGAAACATCCATTTGGTATTTTTCAGGTTGAAGGACTGTGTGGACTTGTTAGAACGCATGGAGCAAAATGGATTGCTTGATATGAAGAAGGTAAATAACCTTTCCAATAGCTTAATAGTTTTCCATTTTTGAGGGGAATGAGTTTTACAATTAGCCTTTGTAATGGGTAAGAGTATATGTTGATTCCACGATTGTCTAATTTTAGTCCTGCACTATGAAATTGCCTAATTCATCGTTCAACTATCGAAACTGGAGCGAATATTCCCCTTAACCTAAATCAGCTTGGTTATACAGCATGTCAACAATTTTTGATACGTAATTGCTAAATCAGCTCTGAAGGCAGAAACTAAAATAGGAACATATGGGGAACCACATGTAGAGTTTGCTGACCTCTGAGCAGCTGGTCAAAGCCATGTAATGCTTTTGGTGAGAAAGAAAATAGGAGCTCCAGAATCCAGATCTTAGTTGTGTTTACCTGTTTGTTGTGTACCTTCCATTGCCCGGCTCAAAGATCTGGAACCTCCCAGTGATGTTTTGGACTTGCCATTGATGATTAATAGGACAAAGAGATGAGAATGGTGGTAGCATATGACATACCACTAACTACCAAGATGCTATGTTCAGCAATTTAGTGCCCACTAGGAAAATACAACATTCCAAAACTAGGCTGATTATGGACTCATGGGGTTATATGCTCTCATTTTACATAGACCAAGGTTAAAATTACATACTTCAAGAGTTGAGCGGGCTAATTTACTTCTTTCCCTATAAAATATCTTCAAGCTCCTGATTTCCATTCATTTTCAGATTCACCATGCCAGCTTTTTCAGTATGTGTAAGAAGCAAAAGGCTGTCTTGGAAGCTGTTCGCTTCTGCACTTTGATTGACAACCCGAAAATAAGTACCTTCAATATGCTTTTGTCCGTGTGTGCTAATTCACAAGATTTTGATGGTAACTTCTGTAGCTTGAAGTTTTAGCATTCCTTGACAGATGTGCCAGAGTTGACTCAGAACCATGGAATATGTACTTGTTTTTACCTTTACAGGAGCACTCCAAGTTATGGAGCTCCTAAAGGAAGCTGGGCTAAAACCTGATTGTAAACTTTACACAACACTGATATCAACTTGTGCGAAGTGTGGAAAAGTTGATGCCATGTTTGAGGTGCATAACTAAATCACAAAGTTATATATAGGTGGTTTCCTTTTAAAATTTATTAATATACATGCTGTATTTACATTTTAGGTCTTCCATGAGATGGTCAGTGCTGGTATAGAGCCAAATGTCAACACATACAGTGCATTAATTGATGGCTGTGCTAGAGCTGGGCAAGTGGCAAAAGCATTTGGTGCTTATGGGATTATGAGTTCAAAGGTGATATTGTTCTGTCTGATGGATTTATGTTAGATGTGCTCCTTTTACTTTGGCTATATAAGAGTGACTGGAGATATCTTGCAATCTATTACTCTGTATAAGGTTTTCATACTTGTTAAACTTACTGGGTCATACTTGCAGTAGAAGGTGAAGCCAGATCGAGTTGTCTTCAATGCTTTGATCAGTGCATGCGGTGAATCTGGTGCTGTGGCTCGGGCGTTTGATGTTTTATCAGAAATGATGGCAGAATCTTCGGAATCAAAAGGATCCGGACCAATACTTCCTGATCATGTTACTGTTGGAGCGCTGATGAAAACATGTATTCAGGCAGGCCAGGTGGCTTTACAGATTAAGCATTGTCAAGGAAATGCAAAATCGAACATATAGCATCTGTATCCAAAATAAAGTTGTGTTCGTTTTGTTTGTATAGGCTGATCAAGCTCGTGAGGTGTACAAAATGCTTCAGGAGTACAATATAAAGGGTACCCCAGAAGTTTACACAATCGCATTGAGAAGCTGTAGCTTGACTGGTGATTTAGGGTTTGCACTGAAGATATATGAAGATATGAACAAGATTGGAGTAAAACCTGAT is a genomic window containing:
- the LOC117837583 gene encoding pentatricopeptide repeat-containing protein MRL1, chloroplastic isoform X2; protein product: MEASASAPAVLLPLLAAPPRFLHLPLRRPSTRRHGCGSGFLLQPPPLGPGSRARCRTTCCASGPDHADVLLGGASLVSVAAVTLLAALQLVWLRWRSAMHGDSPEVLHEHGKSIVNKVLGASKTMYDSNCAAQTTHDSGLPELGVSGRMTVDTQACSVISPLAPPVTSADISGPEVICSTATANCSIEKVTSVPVMPDSVSEGQDKTKYLSNSTGRVAGLPYQFLSLSGHQEVMQNSQGHTATAICSNQGNGLNSPTQMQGALIPQQHTLYSGQFSPVACLREDPVSKQEKAVKDHDDSPVTGFSISNILNKENPDNFTQAKRGGLKGTKDTLDYSRIYNSFLIDGRLKDCVDLLERMEQNGLLDMKKIHHASFFSMCKKQKAVLEAVRFCTLIDNPKISTFNMLLSVCANSQDFDGALQVMELLKEAGLKPDCKLYTTLISTCAKCGKVDAMFEVFHEMVSAGIEPNVNTYSALIDGCARAGQVAKAFGAYGIMSSKKVKPDRVVFNALISACGESGAVARAFDVLSEMMAESSESKGSGPILPDHVTVGALMKTCIQAGQADQAREVYKMLQEYNIKGTPEVYTIALRSCSLTGDLGFALKIYEDMNKIGVKPDEMFLSALVDVAGHARRADAAFEIMKDARAKGLHVGTIAYSSLMGACCNAKDWKKALQLYEEIKSIKLTPTVSMMNALITSLCDGDQVLKAVDVLNEMKGIGICPNEITYSVLFVACERNGEAQLGLDLFEQLKIDGIGINPTIIGSLTGLCLQMFDSDLSLGNIIVNFSLGKPQIDNKWTSSAIMVYREAVSTGLVPSSDVLSQVLGCLRLPHDNSLKSSFIENMGISCDIPHNPNINSLFEGFGEYDIRAFSMLEEAASLGAVSSISMKDTRIVIDARKLKIYSAEVSLLTTLRSLKHRLAAGARLPNVTILLPTEKKQVDIDEREKTLKLSGRIGQAIGSLLRRLGISYQGEESHGRMRINGLTLRRWFNPKLNSKSSSAAPADLLPLSSRLAKGIADQQRDIRSLSLE
- the LOC117837583 gene encoding uncharacterized protein isoform X3, which encodes MEASASAPAVLLPLLAAPPRFLHLPLRRPSTRRHGCGSGFLLQPPPLGPGSRARCRTTCCASGPDHADVLLGGASLVSVAAVTLLAALQLVWLRWRSAMHGDSPEVLHEHGKSIVNKVLGASKTMYDSNCAAQTTHDSGLPELGVSGRMTVDTQACSVISPLAPPVTSADISGPEVICSTATANCSIEKVTSVPVMPDSVSEGQDKTKYLSNSTGRVAGLPYQFLSLSGHQEVMQNSQGHTGKQMDASDANLVGCNQSDQEEHLDFTSLSSFKRIAECHLGFVPLASNRNLFKPRKWIEFTNSNAGSSYSPAGQFSPVACLREDPVSKQEKAVKDHDDSPVTGFSISNILNKENPDNFTQAKRGGLKGTKDTLDYSRIYNSFLIDGRLKDCVDLLERMEQNGLLDMKKIHHASFFSMCKKQKAVLEAVRFCTLIDNPKISTFNMLLSVCANSQDFDGALQVMELLKEAGLKPDCKLYTTLISTCAKCGKVDAMFEVFHEMVSAGIEPNVNTYSALIDGCARAGQVAKAFGAYGIMSSKKVKPDRVVFNALISACGESGAVARAFDVLSEMMAESSESKGSGPILPDHVTVGALMKTCIQAGQADQAREVYKMLQEYNIKGTPEVYTIALRSCSLTGDLGFALKIYEDMNKIGVKPDEMFLSALVDVAGHARRADAAFEIMKDARAKGLHVGTIAYSSLMGACCNAKDWKKALQLYEEIKSIKLTPTVSMMNALITSLCDGDQVLKAVDVLNEMKGIGICPNEITYSVLFVACERNGEAQLGLDLFEQLKIDGIGINPTIIGSLTGLCLQMFDSDLSLGNIIVNFSLGKPQIDNK
- the LOC117837583 gene encoding pentatricopeptide repeat-containing protein MRL1, chloroplastic isoform X1; its protein translation is MEASASAPAVLLPLLAAPPRFLHLPLRRPSTRRHGCGSGFLLQPPPLGPGSRARCRTTCCASGPDHADVLLGGASLVSVAAVTLLAALQLVWLRWRSAMHGDSPEVLHEHGKSIVNKVLGASKTMYDSNCAAQTTHDSGLPELGVSGRMTVDTQACSVISPLAPPVTSADISGPEVICSTATANCSIEKVTSVPVMPDSVSEGQDKTKYLSNSTGRVAGLPYQFLSLSGHQEVMQNSQGHTGKQMDASDANLVGCNQSDQEEHLDFTSLSSFKRIAECHLGFVPLASNRNLFKPRKWIEFTNSNAGSSYSPAGQFSPVACLREDPVSKQEKAVKDHDDSPVTGFSISNILNKENPDNFTQAKRGGLKGTKDTLDYSRIYNSFLIDGRLKDCVDLLERMEQNGLLDMKKIHHASFFSMCKKQKAVLEAVRFCTLIDNPKISTFNMLLSVCANSQDFDGALQVMELLKEAGLKPDCKLYTTLISTCAKCGKVDAMFEVFHEMVSAGIEPNVNTYSALIDGCARAGQVAKAFGAYGIMSSKKVKPDRVVFNALISACGESGAVARAFDVLSEMMAESSESKGSGPILPDHVTVGALMKTCIQAGQADQAREVYKMLQEYNIKGTPEVYTIALRSCSLTGDLGFALKIYEDMNKIGVKPDEMFLSALVDVAGHARRADAAFEIMKDARAKGLHVGTIAYSSLMGACCNAKDWKKALQLYEEIKSIKLTPTVSMMNALITSLCDGDQVLKAVDVLNEMKGIGICPNEITYSVLFVACERNGEAQLGLDLFEQLKIDGIGINPTIIGSLTGLCLQMFDSDLSLGNIIVNFSLGKPQIDNKWTSSAIMVYREAVSTGLVPSSDVLSQVLGCLRLPHDNSLKSSFIENMGISCDIPHNPNINSLFEGFGEYDIRAFSMLEEAASLGAVSSISMKDTRIVIDARKLKIYSAEVSLLTTLRSLKHRLAAGARLPNVTILLPTEKKQVDIDEREKTLKLSGRIGQAIGSLLRRLGISYQGEESHGRMRINGLTLRRWFNPKLNSKSSSAAPADLLPLSSRLAKGIADQQRDIRSLSLE